Genomic window (Tripterygium wilfordii isolate XIE 37 chromosome 11, ASM1340144v1, whole genome shotgun sequence):
TACGTTTCATGCTTGTTTGAGTAATAGCAATGAGATTTCCCAAATCATGCTAAGAATAGCTAGGATTTCCAGAAGAAGATGCCATTCGAGAAAGAGGAAGAACTCTAACTCTTCTCTTTACACTTTGCCATGTATTGGcacattgataaatatatgtatgcgCACATTATATCatcacaagaaaataataatgttgtacttcaaatttatattttccaccaaacaaacaatacaaaacattaacaatttttttgtccaaacactAAAAACTAGTTGTTTTTTCATGATAATTATTTCCTTGAGATATATTTTCCATGAGATATTAGTTTTCTTCCAAACAAATAGAGCATAAGTTTGTTTGGTATGACTGTTGTTCGTACATTCGCcgttttcattttttgaaaaatttcaaaaaaatatttgattattcattttagaaaatttgagaaatagaaaatcatttgaaaacggtttgaaacaaaaaaaaatgtttttcaaaaaatacaaaaataaaaatattgaaaagcAACAGGAAAGATCATCTAAAAAATCAAATCACGTAAGCTTAGAACAATTTTGGATGAGGAGAGAGCATCATTGCATGTGATAATATAAAAATACCCTTATTTAAGACACCGACATGTGTCAATTTCTAAATAATCTACACTGGGGGTACCTTGGTATAACTGAGTGTTATGTCAATATGTATCACCTTGGTCATCGAGGAAAACCTTAGAGACAGATCGTTAAGTCATCTCATCATAAATGGGATGCACATTTTCAGCTCTCACGATCATAAATGAGCGGTTACATCATAAGCATATAAAATCGGGACCTCCACTCAGGTAAATCTCTCTAACTTTTTCAACTACTATTAGTTAAAGACAAAGGTCATATCTATGCACAGGAAAATCTTGGTCGGTAAGAAAGGGCTTAGATGCTCGGAGAATTTGCGAAAACAGTAAAAAGTAAGAAATGAAGTTTTTACTTTACTATTTATAGAGGAAGAAGAGATCATATCTATGCACAGAAGATCCCGCCTCTTCAAATCACTAATCCAAACCATCGATTTGACTATTGATGAAAAACTATCATCATTAATGAAAGGTAATGATAATCGTTCACCTCAGTCGATTGGACTTCCGAGGACAAAGAGTGGGGGCATGTGATAATAAAAAATACTCCTCATTTAAGACACTTAACACGTGTCAATTTCTAAAGTATCTACATTGAGGAGCACTTCGGTATAATCAAGCGTCACCTCGATAGGTACCACCTCAATCACTGAGGAAAACCTTAGAGACAGATTAGTAAATCAATTCACCATAAATGGGATGTGTATTTTCAACTCCCACGATCATAAAAGAATGATTATGACCAAAATGAGCGACTACATCAGAAGCATATAACAAAAGGACCTCCACTCAAGTAAATTTCTCTATCCTTTTCACTTTCTACTATTAGTTAAAGAGAAAGCTCTCAATACCAAGTAGTCTCCTGAGCTTTCTTTATCGCCGAACTAACTTGAGTGTGGGAGCGTCCCCCATGAGGAAAACCTTGGGGACCCCATAGTTCACGTTCATCACCTATGCAGAGAAGAACAACAACCATACAGTTCCCAATCTGATAAATTGAGATGATTATAAAACCATACAGATACTTATTGAGCAATCATGAAGCTGCAAGTCCATTTCTACACGTCATCAGCACGAAAAAAGATATTTATGATCAAGTACTTTAATAAATAGGCACCACTCTCACAAATATAAGAGTATATGCATCAAATTACCTAAACATAAATTTGTCTGTAAACTAGGAAACAATTGTAGAGAACTTATCAAAATATAGCTATGCATTAGATTACCTAGACGTTTCATATTTTACAGAATATAAACAGTAGTTCTCTACATCTAGAGTACCACTATTCATTTCTCAAAATATCATATAATactttttattactttattatcgcttctctctcctcactcttcaCTTTTTTTCTCCTCACTCCTCCCTCTCTCCCCTCACTTTTTTCTCTCTAATAACATACTTTTTTCCCTTGATAATGAAATCATGCCAAAAAGAAATTCTTTTCCAATTTTTAAtagcattaatttattattttaaataacaataattgattaatatcaaatataattaatttattattttaaatgaaattaatttattattttaaatagaagtagtttatattaataaaataaacaaaggaaggagaaagaaatattatctTAATGCAGTAGAgcatatgataggtaatctgatgcagtattgattggattgaaaatttgtaaaataggaaaaaatgacattttgtctgtattttagaaAATCTGTTAAAGTAATCTGCTGCGTGTGTTCTAAGGTCATTGAGTAAGTTTTCTAGATTTTCCCTTCCCCTCTCCCCTAAATCTGCCCCCAAACAAGCCCTTAAGCTACCACATTTCGGTCACAAtcaaacattatatataatataagttTTCAGCtaaataaatttgtatattttaATGTTAATTGCAGGAAACAAGTACACAACTCCATGGATTATTCTTCAAAGAACTTGCCCATTATTGGTTTGActtgttcttcttctctatggagatatcggtattaaaataaagaattataattataattaacatGCATGGTATGTAAAAACCAACTAGTTTTTTGCGTAAATAACTTTCTTGTCAAACCAAATTGAAATCAAGTTTATTCATGTGTTATATTTGGCATTACCGACAATCCAAAATATCTCCCGACTGCTGACCATTCTAGgtattaatatataaataatttttatggtATCTATTAGTGCTAACTTTTATGGTATCTATTAGTGCTAACTTTTGATAAAGTTGTTTCATTATACATGTGAGAGAAGAGGTTGCATGCCATACGTGTTTACAGGATTAATAAGATGACGTGAATTCATGAACGGTTGAgaaatattcaaaattaaaattgcaAACCAatcactttcttttcttcataaGAATAGTTTTACATATCTCACCATTTTCCGTGACAGCTATCTAAATGCTGAGATGGACGTACACAATTTCATGTGGATCATGTGAGGTTTGTGAGACCcgtgatttcatatggatcatatgCATCCATATAAAGAGTTGagatatttagtattttttattCGTAACCATCTATAAATTGGCCTCATATATTCTGCGGTAGTGCTACGTATCCATAATGAAATCGCCCATAAGGGTCCATAATCTATTTGACATGCTTACTAAGTTAGAAGACATCACAACTTTTTACATTTTATTTCTTAAATGGAACTTCAAAAAGTTTTGTCTCTCGAAATAGatattaaatttcaaaaaaattacatatttggatTCAGCATGTAAATTTCTTTCCAAAAAGACCCATTCTTGATAGGTCTAACATGAGCGTTCTTAGTTACATATTTTTTGAAACATTGTATACAAATTTGCAACATTTGAAACAATATAATTAcgtacaaaaaaatataataagagactatgttaaaacaatgtaattgccaCATGATTATAGAAGGTTATGTATGAAAAATTCtatggatatatatcatttcCGTATATTCTATTGATGTGGGTCCACTATGTCTTCTCGTGGTTGGGTGAACTATTTGCTATAAATAAGCACCTTAACTTGCCAAAACAACACACCACTGAACTCTCTAGCTAGGTACAAGTGATAATAGTGTCCTCATCTTAAGTAAAACTAATGGCCTTTCCAACCAATGGTGATTCAGCTATGATCAGTGTCCAGGAGCTCATCAAAGAGCCCTTGATGTTGGTCCCACAACAATACATCCGTTTGGGTGATCAAGGACCTTCAACTACTATTCTCTCTCATCATTCAAATCTCTCACCTACTCTGCCAATTCTTGATATGAAACTATTGGAGTCAGGTTCTGAGCTTCACAAATTGCATTCAACCTGCAAAGATTGGGGTTTCTTtcaggtttttaattaattattctctctcttttcattcACTATTGCTCCAGGAACATACCCATaaaagatatttttttaaaaaaagttactGTTGTGGTATGCATATGCAGGTGGTGAACCATGGTGTAAGTTGTTCATTAATGGAGAAACTGAGATACGAGATTGAAGGGTTTTACAAGCTTCCTGTAGAGGAGAAAATGAAGTACAAGATAAGGCCAGGAGATGTTGAAGGGTACGGGTCGATCGCCCAAGGCGAAGGAAAGCTTGATTGGCGAGATAGGTTCTCTATGATAACCAATCCCCTCACCAGAAGAAAACCATATCTATTTCCAGAGCTCCCTTCATCTTTAAGGTTTCCTCTCTATATCTCCCCTTCGtcaaaatataaagaaaatattaagaaattttctttttctcgcATGCAGGAATACCTTAGAGCGTTATATAACCGAGTTGCAAGAACTCGGCATGAAACTTCTTATGGTTATGGCGAGGGctttagagatagagaaagaggaagtGATGGAGTTGTTTGAGGATGGGATGCAATCGATGGTGATGACTTATTATCCTCAATGTCCACAGCCGGAGCTGGTTATGGGGATTACGCCTCATTCCGATGCAAGCGGAATCACCATCCTTAACCAACTTAATGGGGTGGATGGTCTGGAGATTAAAAAAGACGGGGTTTGGATACCTGTGAATTTTCTACCAGATGCCTTTATTGTGAATGTAGGAGACATATTAGAGGTATGCTTCACACGTCATTATCTCTTTCtattaccatatatatatatatatatatttacacaacAAGATTTGCATGATTGACGGAAGAATAAATCCTTTGGGTTTCAGAATTCAAATTGCAAGACACATGTTGCAATTAGATTCAATGCCTATACTATCCGATAAAAGCAAAAGCGTGCCTTTTATCCTATTCTCTACTTTATCTACTCAAATATCAGTATTAGTTATCTCTTTTATTATTTGTGTTTatcttttacaatttcaaataaaaactaaaaatatttaatagtaAGATAATTATTGACTATATATTacttttagaaaaaataaaattaattatgaataaaaattaatgttacttttaataaattaataaaatatattaatcaGTAATAAACTACATCTTTTCGCACAAGTAACATACAAGACACACCCaagccactagttggagtgataaagatCGTGTGTATCGCTATGGTGATTAGGGTTCGAATTCCCTCTcctccatttaaaaaaaaatacatggtgagatagtatatataaatattattattatttttatttgagtaGAGACTCAGTTGTGAATCTCTACAGATAGAGATCCGAGTCTATTTTAGGTTCTTGTTCGAGATAATGATGCCTGtgattttttgttcaaatatataTTCTTTAATCTCTAGTTTAGCTACCGATTTGCCATTAGAGATTCAATGGAATGCTCTAATTATATGTAAACATTCTCCATTTCCATATCATGTAAAGtgaaaacaattaaaataaaataaaaaaaattaatattttactaTTATTAAAAACAAGGAACTCTTCCTTCTCGCCTACAAACaattaagaataaaataaatatattgcacATAAGAAGCTAGAagtcattttttaattataaaaacaacaaaatcatattAGTTCGATCAAGCTAAACAACTCCCATGGACAATCGAGTTGAATATGTAACCTCTCGATTGCACCTCTGCAACTTTACCATTGGTAGCATGTTCGCTCTTGTATATTCGTTCAATCAATCTTACATATATCATTTGATATGTGTTAataaacaagaaatagaagatcACATGGTTAGCTCATTACAAAAGAGATATATATTTTACAGAGATTAACATAAATCTCTCTAAATATGAAATGATCAGTTTCAACTAATTCTTGTCTCTCTTGATTATCGAGTATTTTTACAGATTTTAAGCAATGGGATCTACAGTAGCATAGAGCACAAGGTCACGGTGaattcaaagaaagaaaggattTCCGTAGCTTTCTTCATGAGCCCTAAATTTGAGGCTGATATTAGACCTGTTTCAAGTCtaatcaatttacaaaacccccCATTATTCAAGAAATTAGGGATGGAGCAGTACGTCAAAGATTTCCTTTCTCGCAAGCTCAACGGAAAATCGTATCTGGAGCATATGAAAATCGAAACTGATTAGGTCTCACTGGGAACACCAGTTGATGCCAAAAATTAATAGATAATTACTATGGGTTTagcaataaatatattatcccGCGCTGGGTGTAGTAAAATAGTATGTTGTGGTGTGGCGTTGAAATAAAGTCATATTTGCATGATGTGCTTTTACATGGTTTTGTGTGTTTGATGTATGTAATCACTATTTGTACTTATAAGTAAATAAAAATGCAGGGTCGTTTATGGTGTGTGCCTAAATTGCATGTTATATACATTTTCCCAACTCTTCAATCTCCTATATTTGATTAGGTCTCATCTTAAAAGACGATATACTCAGAGAGTCCGTCTTACGTGATAAATTCGGGAGTAGTTGTTGGAATATCATCCTATAATTGAGGAACCTATTACAGTTATGAGATAGAAATAGGAAACCTTTTGTATCAATCCCTATAATTGTTAATAATCTCCTTCTACTGCTATGTTAATTGTTGTAACCGTAGCTAGCATACACACTTGTATATATACAAAGTAAAGTATCAATGAGAAGTATTAGAAAAATATTcttttacatggtatcggagccgccTCCGACTTCCTCACGTTAACCCCAGGAATCGGAGCAAGCTCTATTCTTTTCTGATGTTTACCTTTGTTTCTTCCGCCTACACACCACTTACACACATCATGTCTTTATCTCATAATGATACTACTTTACCAATACCCGTCAAAGCCATTACACCTACAACTATCTACCCGAATCTTCTTCTACAGGAAGTATCCTCCTTATTAACCCATGAACAACTGGATGGCACGAACTATATAGAGTGGTCCTTGAATGCCCAGAATAAAATTCAAGGCCGGAAACTATATGAGGCTTGGGAAGATGAAAATTGCATGATTAAATCATGGTTACTTGATGCCATTACTAAGGATATCAGATCTTTGTTTTAACGATTATCTACTGCCAAAGAAATCTGGGATACTGTTAAACTAACATACTCAGTCAGTCAAGATGCTTCCAAGGCATATCAATTGCATTGTGAGGTAATATCTATTCATCAAAACGATGGTTCTGTTATTGCATCTTTTGGAAAATTATGCAAATTGTGGCATGAATATGATGCTATTGATGATTGTAGTATGGATTGCCCTTCTGATACTGCGAGATACAAAACCAAAGTTAATTCCCAGAGAGTGTATGTTTTCCTAGCTAGCCTGGACTCTCACTTGGATGGGGTTCGTAGTCGAGTTCAGTCCACAACGCCTCTCCCAAATCTTCAAACTGCTTATGCTATGGTATGTGCAGAAGCAAACTTACATGATGCTACGATGAGAAACAAAACTATGGATGGTGTAACTATGGTCTCTCGCAAGACTTCATCTCGATATGATCCGAAGAAAGGAGTCTGCAAGTGCATTCTTTGTAATGGCGACAATCATGTTGTTGAAACATGTTTTAAACTACATGATTATCCTGACTGTCATCCTAAAGGTAAGAAGGCAGCCAATACAAACTCTATTCTCAAGCGTGATGCTTCCCAAGTATCTACACCAACTACCCCTACTATCGGTCTCGTGGCCCAGACTCAAACTGGTATGTCCAAATCTACTCTTAGTGTTTCTTCTTGTATTGAGTCTAGAGATTGGATAATTGACACAGGTGCTACTGATCATATGTCATACAATTCATCTACCTTTACCCAATTATCCAACTCTTATTCTAAAACTGCCATCACGAATGCCAATGGTGGCTCATCTCTAGTTGTCGGCATTGGTACAGTTATTTTACCTCATTACTTACCTATTTTTTATGTTCTATTTGTTCCATCTTTGGCCTGCAATCCCTTCATCTACAAATAAAAGTACGACTCTCTTTTCATTGATACATTCAGACGTATGAGGATCATTTCTTGTCTGTACGCCCCCTGGAATGAAATGGTTTGTTAGATTTGTGGATGATTGCACCCGAATGACATGGGTATATTTGATGAAACATAAAAGTGATGTATGCATGATATTTTGACTTTTCTATCAAATGATACTCACACAATTTGGTATTTCTATCAAAGTTGTTCGCATAGATAATAGGGGTGAGTTCTTTAAGCAAGAATTGACTGATTTTATGCACTTTGCGGGTATCATTCATATATCATACTTCATGCCCTGAATCTCCGCAACAAAATGGCACAGTAGAGCTCAAAAATAGACATCTCTTGAAAATTTCTCGCACTTTGTTGATTGGAGGTAATACTCTAAAATATCTATGGGGTGAAGCTCTTAGTACTGTTGTTTACTTAATGAATAGAACACCTTCTAgtgttctttcttttcaaagac
Coding sequences:
- the LOC120008948 gene encoding codeine O-demethylase-like — its product is MAFPTNGDSAMISVQELIKEPLMLVPQQYIRLGDQGPSTTILSHHSNLSPTLPILDMKLLESGSELHKLHSTCKDWGFFQVVNHGVSCSLMEKLRYEIEGFYKLPVEEKMKYKIRPGDVEGYGSIAQGEGKLDWRDRFSMITNPLTRRKPYLFPELPSSLRNTLERYITELQELGMKLLMVMARALEIEKEEVMELFEDGMQSMVMTYYPQCPQPELVMGITPHSDASGITILNQLNGVDGLEIKKDGVWIPVNFLPDAFIVNVGDILEILSNGIYSSIEHKVTVNSKKERISVAFFMSPKFEADIRPVSSLINLQNPPLFKKLGMEQYVKDFLSRKLNGKSYLEHMKIETD